TTCACAGTGACACGTTGATTAAGTGCTGCGCTGGGTTTTGTGTAGATCTGTTAGAGAGATTGTCACGTGACGCATGGTTCGACTACGACCTGTACCTGGTGGAGGATAACAACTTTGGCGCCTACCAGCGGGGCCGGTGGAACGGGATGGTGCAGGAGCTCATAcaggtaacaacaacaacaataccatGAGTGACAAGTAAAGTCTCACATGCGGTTAGGGGACAGTATGGGTGTATGTCCCAGATAAACTAACAAGGTTGAGACACAGACTACAACACTATAGTAACCATCGCAATTCACATGAATGATGTAAAACGTTGAGAACTGATGGTGCAACAACACAGTGTGAAAGACGGACCACTATATGATAAAGTTATATATTTATAGTATTCATAATCATGAGATGCTGTACATTTATTGACATTTCCCCTCTTGTCCATTCAGGGCAAAGCTCACATGGCCATGTCATCATTGAAGACCACAGAAGAACGGATGTCCGCCGTGGACTTTTCTGTACCGTTTCTGGAGACCGGGTACAAACTCATGGTGTTGAAAAGACCGGGGTCTGTCTCGCCAACAGCGTTTCTAGGTGTGTGATACTGATGGCATTTTAACCGCGGGATAAACGGAAATTACCGTTTTCAAATATTGTTGATGTACTCACCATAACTACCTTTGTCAAACGCACCATACTAATGATACTTCATAACTTNNNNNNNNNNNNNNNNNNNNNNNNNNNNNNNNNNNNNNNNNNNNNNNNNNNNNNNNNNNNNNNNNNNNNNNNNNNNNNNNNNNNNNNNNNNNNNNNNNNNNNNNNNNNNNNNNNNNNNNNNNNNNNNNNNNNNNNNNNNNNNNNNNNNNNNNNNNNNNNNNNNNNNNNNNNNNNNNNNNNNNNNNNNNNNNNNNNNNNNNNNNNNNNNNNNNNNNNNNNNNNNNNNNNNNNNNNNNNNNNNNNNNNNNNNNNNNNNNNNNNNNNNNNNNNNNNNNNNNNNNNNNNNNNNNNNNNNNNNNNNNNNNNNNNNNNNNNNNNNNNNNNNNNNNNNNNNNNNNNNNNNNNNNNNNNNNNNNNNNNNNNNNNNNNNNNNNNNNNNNNNNNNNNNNNNNNNNNNNNNNNNNNNNNNNNNNNNNNNNNNNNNNNNNNNNNNNNNNNNNNNNNNNNNNNNNNNNNNNNNNNNNNNNNNNNNNNNNNNNNNNNNNNNNNNNNNGGCCGACCAGCCAGATTTCACCGGTACCGTGGACCATCATTGTTTACGTACTTAAGATATATCATGGTTCGCCCTATACTAGAGTATGGCAACGTCATTTGGGGTCCTCACTTCAAAGGTGACCAGCAACTGCTCGATAGAGTACAACATAAGGCGACGCGACTTATACCTGGTTTTGGTGAACTTACCTACGAGGATAGACTGCGCCGCCTCAGGCTCCCCACCCTTGAACACCGCCGTAAGAGAGGCGACATGATACAGCTATTTAAGATCGTCAAGGGGTTTGACCGCATTGACCCTAACCgccttttcaaattcaatgttgaTGGACGTACCAGAGGACACTCCTTCAACATTGTGAAACCCCTAGCCAAAAAGTCAGCTCGGTCCAATTTCTTCAGCGTTAGGGTCATCAATGCACGGAACGATCTTCCCGCGGATGTAGTGGCTGCTGACTCTgtaaacattttcaaatcaaagctggacagttactgggggggggggggcattgagtACACGCCTAGCCCAACATGAACTCTATATTGTTATTACAGTCTCTTTTCACAAACTCTGGGTTCTAGCTTTTAATTGTCaattgttgaataaaatggacactagtttttaattgttaattgttaaATAAAATGGAAACTAGTTTTTAATTGTAATTGTTAGAAGCGGATTTCACAGGCAAACTGCCTCCTATCCgatgatgtgatatgatatgatatgatatgatatgatatgatatgatatgatatgagtTCTATGAGCCGAAAATGTCTGACGTATTCAGTTACATTTTCTTGGACGGATGCATGGATGTCTTATTTGAAAGTCTATTTGTCGTTATCTCAAAACTAATGTTTTCAGCGTCTTCTCATTTTAGAAAGTCTTAGTACTGTATGTCACTCGTATAATCTTAAAGTTCATAGTACCCCTGCTGGGGTTGCAATGTGTCCATGCAGCTTGCATATCAGTCGATAGGTGGCTCTTTTTTTCTAATGCCCCATTCTGCCTGTCCTAACACATACAGTCACTGGCACCGGCGACAAATTGCAAAATGGGAATTTCAAACTGGAAATGAATTTTGTATTCACTGACTTGACGTCATATCGATCCCTCAAACCCCGATGTGATCTATTTTAGAGGAATCAAACATTCTTCAACACtaattgaaataaagaaagacaataaacatcattgacaTGTGCTATTTtctatgcatacatgtataacgttatagtttagTACTTCTACAGCAACAATTTCTTTCCCCGGACAGACAAACTGTGGAACTCTCTCGACGACAACGTTAACTGTTTCCCTCATGTCTACaatatcagccttcaaaacaaatgttagttcattgccttgaagcggtctaatgaccttgctctgaacaatcacttttctttaaaaaaaataacatgtataacATTTCCTGCTTCTGTTTGCTCACAGGTACACCGTTTACATTCTTTGACTCTGTCTGGGTGTTGTGGGCGCTTCTCTTCAACAACTCGGTCCCGGTGTTCAACCCCAAGGGCCTGACCAGTAAGTTCATGGTGTGCGTGTGGGCGTTCTTCGCCACCATCTTCCTGGCCAGCTACACGGCCAACCTGGCGGTGTTCATGATCCAGGAGCAGTCTCATCCGCCAATCAGAGACCTGGAGGATGATCTGGTAAGAACACATGTGATCCAATGAAAACTCTTGAGCAATTCCATTGTAGGCATTCACAACATGCTGACCAGGTGTACACGCCCTGGCTGGTGCAAGTTGAATTGATTTTAATGCAGTTTTATAAAAAGTGGCGTCAATATTTCCATTGACATTCATTCAAATACAGGTTTTAAATGTCAGAATCACAATTCAAAAAAAGAATACTTTTGTTTCAGTGCGGGTGTGCAAAGTGTATGCTTAGTATATATAGACCTCAAACGGATCCCAGTACCGTCTGGTTAAGACCAAAATCAGCCAAAAGCAACATAACTGACATTTCTCACCATATTTCTTACCGTGTTCTCCAGCTGCAGCATCCACATCTTCAGTCCCCTCCCTTCACCTTCGGCACGGTGAAGTCCAGCAGTACGGAGCAGTACATCGCACAGAGATACTCCTCCATGTACCAGTGGATGAAGAGATACAACCAACCGAACGCAGAGGAGGCTCTAGTCGCTCTGAAAGACGGGTGAGTTAGGACGCGTGCCATTGCATTTCAGGTAGAAGTAGTTCAAATTATACTTGGGGGAGTAAACTCCTACACGGCAAACACTATGTAGCTCTCAGGAGATACTTTCTAGAACTGTCTGAGCTTTGTTATTAgctgttctgttttttttcatcatgGTAAATGTTGTTTGCAGTTTCTATTTACCACTAGACTCGCCAGAAACAGACGGTTTTGGCGTGGAGGAAGGAGGCAATAGTGCGCATTCGGATGGGGTTGGCAGGGTACAGACGGAAAGCAAGCTCCAATACGGGTATGCGAGAGAACCGAAACAGCACGAACCCCTCACCTGTAACGTGTGAAACCCTACCGACTGTGCACACTGCTTGTAGTCCTCACTGTAGACTTGTAGTCCTCACAGTAGACTCGTAGTCCTCACAGTAGATCGTCCATCCTACATTCAATTGTTTCCCTCCGTCATGACTCTTGTAGGATCAATATGTGACTGATAACTTTTTCCTCTCCCGTCGTGCCAGATGCAGAAACTACAGAAATAGGCGTTTTCGGTGGCGTTTTAGGGATGGGGGAACGTTTCAGTGAACTTATTTCATTTCCAAGATGtactttctgtatctgtatctacgaggggcgttcaataagtattggtcctgacccacttccagtcatCTGATCtagatgacattttgtatgtataatgattcatatctctataaaatacgttgcaaaaaacagctctgaactaattgtggtttctgatttactggtgtttgaactgagtcaggtgtgaaatggacccaGTGTGAAATGGAGTCAGTTGAATGACGNNNNNNNNNNNNNNNNNNNNNNNNNNNNNNNNNNNNNNNNNNNNNNNNNNNNNNNNNNNNNNNNNNNNNNNNNNNNNNNNNNNNNNNNNNNNNNNNNNNNNNNNNNNNNNNNNNNNNNNNNNNNNNNNNNNNNNNNNNNNNNNNNNNNNNNNNNNNNNNNNNNNNNNNNNNNNNNNNNNNNNNNNNNNNNNNNNNNNNNNNNNNNNNNNNNNNNNNNNNNNNNNNNNNNNNNNNNNNNNNNNNNNNNNNNNNNNNNNNNNNNNNNNNNNNNNNNNNNNNNNNNNNNNNNNNNNNNNNNNNNNNNNNNNNNNNNNNNNNNNNNNNNNNNNNNNNNNNNNNNNNNNNNNNNNNNNNNNNNNNNNNNNNNNNNNNNNNNNNNNNNNNNNNNNNNNNNNNNNNNNNNNNNNNNNNNNNNNNNNNNNNNNNNNNNNNNNNNNNNNNNNNNNNNNNNNNNNNNNNNNNNNNNNNNNNNNNNNNNNNNNNNNNNNNNNNNNNNNNNNNNNNNNNNNNNNNNNNNNNNNNNNNNNNNNNNNNNNNNNNNNNNNNNNNNNNNNNNNNNNNNNNNNNNNNNNNNNNNNNNNNNNNNNNNNNNNNNNNNNNNNNNNNNNNNNNNNNNNNNNNNNNNNNNNNNNNNNNNNNNNNNNNNNNNNNNNNNNNNNNNNNNNNNNNNNNNNNNNNNNNNNNNNNNNNNNNNNNNNNNNNNNNNNNNNNNNNNNNNNNNNNNNNNNNNNNNNNNNNNNNNNNNNNNNNNNNNNNNNNNNNNNNNNNNNNNNNNNNNNNNNNNNNNNNNNNNNNNNNNNNNNNNNNNNNNNNNNNNNNNNNNNNNNNNNNNNNNNNNNNNNNNNNNNNNNNNNNNNNNNNNNNNNNNNNNNNNNNNNNNNNNNNNNNNNNNNNNNNNNNNNNNNNNNNNNNNNNNNNNNNNNNNNNNNNNNNNNNNNNNNNNNNNNNNNNNNNNNNNNNNNNNNNNNNNNNNNNNNNNNNNNNNNNNNNNNNNNNNNNNNNNNNNNNNNNNNNNNNNNNNNNNNNNNNNNNNNNNNNNNNNNNNNNNNNNNNNNNNNNNNNNNNNNNNNNNNNNNNNNNNNNNNNNNNNNNNNNNNNNNNNNNNNNNNNNNNNNNNNNNNNNNNNNNNNNNNNNNNNNNNNNNNNNNNNNNNNNNNNNNNNNNNNNNNNNNNNNNNNNNNNNNNNNNNNNNNNNNNNNNNNNNNNNNNNNNNNNNNNNNNNNNNNNNNNNNNNNNNNNNNNNNNNNNNNNNNNNNNNNNNNNNNNNNNNNNNNNNNNNNNNNNNNNNNNNNNNNNNNNNNNNNNNNNNNNNNNNNNNNNNNNNNNNNNNNNNNNNNNNNNNNNNNNNNNNNNNNNNNNNNNNNNNNNNNNNNNNNNNNNNNNNNNNNNNNNNNNNNNNNNNNNNNNNNNNNNNNNNNNNNNNNNNNNNNNNNNNNNNNNNNNNNNNNNNNNNNNNNNNNNNNNNNNNNNNNNNNNNNNNNNNNNNNNNNNNNNNNNNNNNNNNNNNNNNNNNNNNNNNNNNNNNNNNNNNNNNNNNNNNNNNNNNNNNNNNNNNNNNNNNNNNNNNNNNNNNNNNNNNNNNNNNNNNNNNNNNNNNNNNNNNNNNNNNNNNNNNNNNNNNNNNNNNNNNNNNNNNNNNNNNNNNNNNNNNNNNNNNNNNNNNNNNNNNNNNNNNNNNNNNNNNNNNNNNNNNNNNNNNNNNNNNNNNNNNNNNNNNNNNNNNNNNNNNNNNNNNNNNNNNNNNNNNNNNNNNNNNNNNNNNNNNNNNNNNNNNNNNNNNNNNNNNNNNNNNNNNNNNNNNNNNNNNNNNNNNNNNNNNNNNNNNNNNNNNNNNNNNNNNNNNNNNNNNNNNNNNNNNNNNNNNNNNNNNNNNNNNNNNNNNNNNNNNNNNNNNNNNNNNNNNNNNNNNNNNNNNNNNNNNNNNNNNNNNNNNNNNNNNNNNNNNNNNNNNNNNNNNNNNNNNNNNNNNNNNNNNNNNNNNNNNNNNNNNNNNNNNNNNNNNNNNNNNNNNNNNNNNNNNNNNNNNNNNNNNNNNNNNNNNNNNNNNNNNNNNNNNNNNNNNNNNNNNNNNNNNNNNNNNNNNNNNNNNNNNNNNNNNNNNNNNNNNNNNNNNNNNNNNNNNNNNNNNNNNNNNNNNNNNNNNNNNNNNNNNNNNNNNNNNNNNNNNNNNNNNNNNNNNNNNNNNNNNNNNNNNNNNNNNNNNNNNNNNNNNNNNNNNNNNNNNNNNNNNNNNNNNNNNNNNNNNNNNNNNNNNNNNNNNNNNNNNNNNNNNNNNNNNNNNNNNNNNNNNNNNNNNNNNNNNNNNNNNNNNNNNNNNNNNNNNNNNNNNNNNNNNNNNNNNNNNNNNNNNNNNNNNNNNNNNNNNNNNNNNNNNNNNNNNNNNNNNNNNNNNNNNNNNNNNNNNNNNNNNNNNNNNNNNNNNNNNNNNNNNNNNNNNNNNNNNNNNNNNNNNNNNNNNNNNNNNNNNNNNNNNNNNNNNNNNNNNNNNNNNNNNNNNNNNNNNNNNNNNNNNNNNNNNNNNNNNNNNNNNNNNNNNNNNNNNNNNNNNNNNNNNNNNNNNNNNNNNNNNNNNNNNNNNNNNNNNNNNNNNNNNNNNNNNNNNNNNNNNNNNNNNNNNNNNNNNNNNNNNNNNNNNNNNNNNNNNNNNNNNNNNNNNNNNNNNNNNNNNNNNNNNNNNNNNNNNNNNNNNNNNNNNNNNNNNNNNNNNNNNNNNNNNNNNNNNNNNNNNNNNNNNNNNNNNNNNNNNNNNNNNNNNNNNNNNNNNNNNNNNNNNNNNNNNNNNNNNNNNNNNNNNNNNNNNNNNNNNNNNNNNNNNNNNNNNNNNNNNNNNNNNNNNNNNNNNNNNNNNNNNNNNNNNNNNNNNNNNNNNNNNNNNNNNNNNNNNNNNNNNNNNNNNNNNNNNNNNNNNNNNNNNNNNNNNNNNNNNNNNNNNNNNNNNNNNNNNNNNNNNNNNNNNNNNNNNNNNNNNNNNNNNNNNNNNNNNNNNNNNNNNNNNNNNNNNNNNNNNNNNNNNNNNNNNNNNNNNNNNNNNNNNNNNNNNNNNNNNNNNNNNNNNNNNNNNNNNNNNNNNNNNNNNNNNNNNNNNNNNNNNNNNNNNNNNNNNNNNNNNNNNNNNNNNNNNNNNNNNNNNNNNNNNNNNNNNNNNNNNNNNNNNNNNNNNNNNNNNNNNNNNNNNNNNNNNNNNNNNNNNNNNNNNNNNNNNNNNNNNNNNNNNNNNNNNNNNNNNNNNNNNNNNNNNNNNNNNNNNNNNNNNNNNNNNNNNNNNNNNNNNNNNNNNNNNNNNNNNNNNNNNNNNNNNNNNNNNNNNNNNNNNNNNNNNNNNNNNNNNNNNNNNNNNNNNNNNNNNNNNNNNNNNNNNNNNNNNNNNNNNNNNNNNNNNNNNNNNNNNNNNNNNNNNNNNNNNNNNNNNNNNNNNNNNNNNNNNNNNNNNNNNNNNNNNNNNNNNNNNNNNNNNNNNNNNNNNNNNNNNNNNNNNNNNNNNNNNNNNNNNNNNNNNNNNNNNNNNNNNNNNNNNNNNNNNNNNNNNNNNNNNNNNNNNNNNNNNNNNNNNNNNNNNNNNNNNNNNNNNNNNNNNNNNNNNNNNNNNNNNNNNNNNNNNNNNNNNNNNNNNNNNNNNNNNNNNNNNNNNNNNNNNNNNNNNNNNNNNNNNNNNNNNNNNNNNNNNNNNNNNNNNNNNNNNNNNNNNNNNNNNNNNNNNNNNNNNNNNNNNNNNNNNNNNNNNNNNNNNNNNNNNNNNNNNNNNNNNNNNNNNNNNNNNNNNNNNNNNNNNNNNNNNNNNNNNNNNNNNNNNNNNNNNNNNNNNNNNNNNNNNNNNNNNNNNNNNNNNNNNNNNNNNNNNNNNNNNNNNNNNNNNCCCCCCCACTCGCtcaaaaggtccactttttcacgcatgaaggtccactttttcacgcatgaaggtccactttttTATGTccacgatttttttttcaaaggcatgactgatttgcatttttactcataaacatttcattcaatcttagtaAGTAtatcggcaaaatttgccccagaaagtgaaGGAAATGGCGTTTgcgagggtccagatttcaaaatttcccggaccTTCTTTGCGACGGCTTGCGTCCTCAGGGCCGGACATGGTGAACATGATGTGGAGGgtgcgtcgccctcaaaaacctttCTGATTAATAAAGAAATTCAGTGAGCTTAGCTTAATTTGCTACATTTGCtcctgaaaatgcaagaaatggcatttcagagggtccagattaaAGATTTCCCGGATTTCAATCCCTTGCGACAGCAAACGCCTCCGGCGCTGggcatggtgaaaatatgttgggagGGGTGCCGTCGACCTCGAAAGAATTTTTCTCTTACTAGTCTTAGAGAAATGTCATTAAATCTAGCTTAGTCTGGcaacaaaatttgtccctcaaaatgcggGAAATAGCTTTTcggagggtccagatttcaaaaattCCTCGGAtctccattgcgacgcctcgcgcctttggtgtaggacatggtgaaaatatgaagACTTACGGCGAAAGCCTTGTGTATTTCAATAGTAATTCCATTAAACTTGTCCAACAAATTTTGCCcgccaaaatgcaggaaatagcgttttagagggtctagatttcaatttttcccgggggagcatgcccccggacccccctaggcagctcacgccttcgaattcggcgtgagtctcgcgcctgcggcgctcgatggtcccacaagtactaaaaagaacccccccaaccaaaatcctggctacgggcatgagcTCTGTCCGTACTGCTGTGCACATGTTACAAGATTTGATTTGTCCCCACAGAAACTCAGATACAACGGAAGGAACTCAAGAACGACAAAAGCTCACTGACATCACATCCTGGCTTCAAAACCTTAAGACACAGCGGGTCTCACGGCTGCCTTCGAACGGCGGAAGTCAGTCGTCTGACCAATTAACACCGGAAGTACACGGCCTATACGTCATACC
This genomic stretch from Branchiostoma floridae strain S238N-H82 chromosome 13, Bfl_VNyyK, whole genome shotgun sequence harbors:
- the LOC118429251 gene encoding glutamate receptor ionotropic, NMDA 2A-like; this translates as MVCVWAFFATIFLASYTANLAVFMIQEQSHPPIRDLEDDLLQHPHLQSPPFTFGTVKSSSTEQYIAQRYSSMYQWMKRYNQPNAEEALVALKDGFYLPLDSPETDGFGVEEGGNSAHSDGVGRVQTESKLQYGYAREPKQHEPLTCNV